From a region of the Emcibacteraceae bacterium genome:
- a CDS encoding cytochrome c has protein sequence MDKPQPWRRVLFLALFVSFFFYSANIYTSGTALNGETAASENVLHGQKLFRENNCWACHQIYGLGGYMGPDLTNVVANPDLGPDYARMFIEEGTDRMPNFGFNEQEVDDLIAYLKHVGEGGNYNPKKGEITWYGTVKYER, from the coding sequence ATGGATAAACCTCAACCATGGCGTCGTGTGTTGTTTTTGGCACTTTTTGTTTCGTTCTTTTTCTATTCTGCCAATATCTACACATCCGGCACCGCACTGAATGGCGAAACTGCCGCTAGTGAAAATGTCCTGCACGGACAAAAATTATTTCGGGAAAATAACTGCTGGGCCTGCCACCAGATCTATGGCCTTGGCGGTTATATGGGACCTGATCTTACCAATGTAGTGGCTAATCCCGATCTTGGACCCGACTATGCGCGCATGTTCATTGAAGAAGGCACTGACCGGATGCCAAATTTTGGATTTAACGAGCAGGAAGTTGATGATCTCATCGCCTACCTTAAGCATGTCGGCGAGGGTGGTAATTATAACCCCAAGAAAGGAGAGATAACCTGGTATGGAACAGTCAAATACGAACGTTAA
- a CDS encoding TolC family protein: protein MPGQKSASYQKARMSDQEAKAYQDLAILSVNGQIREHLWQIKLAQTELQQAQANLKIAEDLERDISRRIAAGNLPKQDELLSQKEVMSRKMELINAQAEFIHAGKRYESVTGLTEIPAFFEEEIDHETDTENAPILRFYNAKVDYLDASYNEQRNSWSSPPKLSVGVKRETASYTGHNIDSIGVGVLVPLGAGAQMKSKRAEAALALAEMERERELVKREYRLALHEADNDLEVCEAELPLSAKHFEMASENLRLGKKAFDLGETDLFDFLKIQEQYFSSSAANKKIIIECKRAVARHNQVKGVLLP, encoded by the coding sequence ATGCCAGGACAAAAATCAGCAAGTTATCAGAAAGCAAGGATGTCTGATCAGGAAGCTAAAGCCTATCAGGATTTAGCTATTTTGAGTGTAAATGGTCAGATCCGCGAACATCTATGGCAAATCAAACTGGCACAGACCGAGCTGCAACAGGCACAGGCAAACTTAAAAATCGCCGAGGATCTGGAACGCGATATTAGCAGGAGAATTGCAGCCGGAAATTTACCTAAACAGGATGAGCTTTTAAGCCAGAAAGAAGTGATGAGCCGTAAAATGGAGCTGATTAACGCCCAAGCAGAATTTATTCATGCGGGCAAAAGATATGAGAGTGTTACTGGGCTAACAGAAATTCCGGCATTTTTTGAAGAAGAGATTGATCATGAAACAGATACTGAAAATGCGCCGATATTAAGGTTTTATAATGCGAAAGTTGATTATCTTGATGCTTCTTATAATGAGCAGAGAAACAGCTGGAGCAGCCCACCGAAATTATCCGTAGGCGTTAAGCGGGAAACGGCTTCCTATACAGGCCATAATATTGACTCTATTGGTGTTGGAGTGCTGGTTCCTCTTGGTGCCGGTGCCCAAATGAAGTCTAAACGTGCTGAAGCTGCTCTTGCTCTCGCAGAAATGGAGCGGGAACGGGAACTGGTCAAAAGGGAATACAGGCTTGCCCTCCATGAAGCGGACAACGACCTTGAGGTATGTGAAGCCGAGCTGCCGCTCTCCGCCAAACATTTTGAAATGGCCAGTGAAAATTTAAGACTTGGAAAAAAAGCCTTTGATTTGGGTGAAACTGACTTGTTTGATTTTCTGAAAATTCAGGAACAGTATTTTTCATCTTCAGCGGCAAATAAAAAAATTATTATTGAATGTAAGCGGGCAGTAGCCCGGCATAATCAGGTTAAGGGAGTATTATTGCCATGA
- a CDS encoding efflux RND transporter periplasmic adaptor subunit, whose product MKIILKALISLFLLGSIANASDEQIKITASQIDKMGIETRDIEKISSVWSTGFPAQVVIPNSQIMVLNPMLPGLVNILYVAEGDQISKGQKLAEISSPEFLNAQQVYLDALFTKLQMTRNHQRNIELFKEGIISEKSYLSGEAAFQDAEASVFRAQQSLEFSGLDPADIKALEESRKMQKNLIIRAPFDGVVLKQNARTGEHISEDMSLYEVGQINPLWIEIHVPLYLRESLQPGNKITIDGSSVESRIITIGKMVHEEDQGIIVRGEISSGQSEFIPGQLVKARLEQKNEAGELFRIPAGAVIRSGDNASIFIRNSQGFLLKPVKIIADEGSSLVIMAEMAEGDQIASKGLVTLKGMMEGLGSEE is encoded by the coding sequence ATGAAAATAATCTTGAAGGCACTAATCAGTTTATTTTTATTGGGTAGCATAGCCAATGCGTCAGACGAGCAAATTAAAATTACTGCATCACAAATTGATAAAATGGGTATTGAAACTCGTGATATTGAGAAAATTTCATCCGTATGGAGCACCGGGTTTCCTGCGCAAGTGGTCATTCCAAATTCGCAAATTATGGTACTTAATCCAATGTTGCCGGGACTTGTCAATATACTTTATGTGGCCGAAGGCGATCAGATTAGCAAAGGACAGAAACTGGCTGAAATTTCAAGTCCGGAATTTTTGAATGCGCAACAGGTTTATCTGGATGCGTTATTTACAAAATTACAAATGACCAGAAATCATCAGCGTAATATTGAGCTTTTTAAAGAAGGAATTATTTCTGAGAAAAGTTATTTAAGTGGTGAAGCCGCATTTCAGGATGCAGAGGCTTCCGTCTTCCGCGCCCAGCAATCCCTTGAATTTTCCGGACTTGATCCTGCTGATATAAAGGCACTTGAAGAAAGCCGTAAGATGCAGAAAAATCTGATTATCCGAGCGCCCTTTGATGGTGTCGTTCTGAAACAGAATGCCAGAACGGGAGAGCATATCAGTGAAGATATGTCCCTTTATGAAGTAGGACAGATTAATCCGCTCTGGATTGAAATCCATGTGCCATTATATTTAAGAGAGTCACTTCAGCCTGGTAATAAAATAACCATAGACGGTTCGTCTGTTGAAAGCCGTATTATTACCATCGGTAAAATGGTCCACGAGGAAGATCAGGGAATTATCGTCAGAGGAGAGATTTCTTCCGGACAATCAGAATTTATCCCCGGCCAACTGGTGAAAGCCAGACTTGAACAGAAAAATGAAGCAGGGGAATTGTTCAGAATTCCGGCTGGGGCCGTTATCAGAAGTGGCGATAATGCAAGTATTTTTATCAGGAATTCGCAAGGGTTTTTGTTAAAGCCGGTAAAAATTATTGCTGATGAAGGATCGTCACTTGTCATTATGGCAGAAATGGCAGAAGGTGATCAGATTGCCTCCAAAGGCCTTGTCACCCTAAAAGGGATGATGGAAGGATTGGGGAGCGAAGAATAA
- a CDS encoding CusA/CzcA family heavy metal efflux RND transporter: MLDKLIQFSLTQRLIVLLVAVLVIAGGWVSFGDTPIDAFPDVSTTQVKIILKAPGMTPEEIEQRITAIIEVEMLGLPNQSMLRSISKYALTDITIDFEEGTDIYWARQQVSERLNAIMEDLPAGVSGGIAPMTTPLGEMFMFTIDGDTMSLMEKRSLLDWVIRPALRGVPGVADVNALGGLVKTFEITPDNSLLLAHNITVSEVIDAVRENNKNDGAGRLNEGEEVLLVRTSGSITGISDIENIIVRQHLTEPIRVADIATVKIGSITRYGGVTARGQGEAVEGLVLSLRGANAQEVVEGVNEKLAEIERSLPDGISINVFYDRGKLIDKAIGSVSKALGEAIVLVLVLLLVYLGDLRVALTVALILPLAALATFIWMKEFSMSANLMSLGGLAIAIGILVDAAVVVVENIVTYLFDEKNQKLPKLHLIYRAVSEVSLPVTSGMLIIIIVFLPLLSLQGLEGKLFSPVALTIVFALTSSLFLSLTVIPVIASYLPSQVSHSETWLVRTLQKKYVPILNWSLENSKKVFISSGILLAVALLVYIQVGKTFMPTMDEGDMIIQWEKLPSVGLEKSIEMDNRIQQILMENISEIDSMVARVGSDEIGLDPMGLNETDGFLVLKPRDEWTVDSKEELMAKINDVLAEIPGVAFNFTQPIEMRVSEMLTGVRGDIAIKVFGEDQNQLNAISAKIIDILQDIEGADNVYKPANEGAQYLRLQIDTMAAGRLGISVDEISELLRSQIEGLNVGLVYEGARRTPIIIKGTEEVRNSPADFENLQITLPEGRRVPLAMVAKIERVEGPVSVQREKGSRMVVVIANVANRDLVGFVEEAKELTASNVELPSGYTLEWGGQFENQQRAAARLSIVIPVALGLIFLLLFVTFKSIRQALLVLSNIPFAMTGGIIALWLSGEYLSVPASVGFIALLGIAVLNGVVMVSYFNQLYALGKPIAEVIMEGAIRRLRPVLMTASIAAFGLVPLLFATGPGSEIQRPLAIVVIGGLVTSTLLTLVLLPILYSRLGNNSGGEKNS; encoded by the coding sequence ATGCTGGATAAACTCATACAGTTTTCGCTTACTCAGCGGCTGATCGTCCTCCTTGTTGCAGTGCTTGTTATTGCGGGGGGATGGGTTTCTTTTGGTGATACCCCAATTGATGCTTTCCCGGATGTATCCACAACCCAGGTAAAAATCATCCTCAAGGCACCGGGTATGACTCCGGAAGAAATTGAGCAGCGGATCACTGCGATTATTGAAGTTGAGATGTTGGGTCTTCCCAATCAAAGCATGCTGCGCTCTATTTCAAAATATGCTTTGACCGATATCACCATTGATTTTGAGGAGGGAACCGATATTTACTGGGCCCGTCAGCAGGTATCAGAACGGCTAAATGCCATAATGGAAGACCTTCCAGCCGGTGTTTCCGGCGGGATTGCCCCGATGACAACGCCGCTTGGTGAAATGTTCATGTTTACCATTGATGGCGATACGATGAGCCTGATGGAAAAAAGGTCGCTCCTTGACTGGGTTATCAGACCCGCATTGCGCGGGGTTCCTGGTGTGGCTGATGTAAATGCCCTTGGTGGATTGGTAAAGACATTTGAAATTACCCCCGATAACTCGCTTTTATTGGCCCATAATATTACTGTGTCCGAAGTTATTGATGCAGTACGGGAAAATAATAAAAATGATGGTGCCGGCCGCCTTAACGAAGGAGAAGAAGTTCTTCTGGTGCGAACCAGTGGCAGCATTACAGGCATTTCCGATATTGAAAATATTATTGTCAGGCAGCATCTTACCGAGCCAATCCGCGTAGCTGACATTGCAACCGTCAAAATTGGCTCTATTACCCGTTACGGCGGTGTCACGGCACGCGGTCAGGGAGAAGCTGTTGAAGGGCTTGTGCTTAGTTTGCGGGGAGCTAATGCCCAGGAAGTGGTCGAAGGCGTAAATGAGAAACTTGCTGAGATTGAAAGAAGTTTACCGGATGGCATTTCCATCAATGTGTTTTATGACAGGGGAAAACTGATCGACAAAGCTATTGGATCGGTTTCCAAGGCACTCGGTGAAGCTATTGTACTGGTTCTGGTTCTGCTTCTGGTTTACCTTGGCGATCTGCGTGTTGCCCTGACCGTCGCGCTCATTTTACCACTTGCCGCGCTGGCAACATTTATATGGATGAAAGAGTTTTCCATGTCTGCAAATCTGATGAGCCTTGGTGGTCTTGCCATCGCCATTGGTATACTGGTTGATGCAGCGGTCGTTGTGGTTGAAAATATAGTGACTTATTTATTTGATGAAAAAAATCAGAAGCTGCCGAAACTGCATCTCATTTATCGCGCAGTTTCAGAAGTTTCCTTACCGGTTACCTCGGGCATGCTGATTATCATTATTGTGTTCTTGCCGCTGCTGTCTTTACAGGGACTGGAAGGAAAATTATTTTCACCGGTGGCACTGACGATTGTATTTGCGCTAACATCGTCACTTTTCCTGTCCCTGACTGTAATTCCGGTAATCGCGTCATATCTTCCCAGTCAGGTCAGTCATTCTGAAACCTGGCTTGTCAGGACGTTGCAGAAGAAATATGTCCCCATACTCAACTGGTCACTGGAAAACTCAAAGAAGGTATTTATTTCATCCGGAATATTACTTGCTGTTGCGCTCCTGGTTTATATCCAGGTCGGGAAAACCTTTATGCCGACAATGGATGAAGGTGATATGATCATTCAGTGGGAGAAATTGCCATCAGTCGGACTTGAAAAATCCATTGAAATGGACAATCGAATTCAGCAGATTTTAATGGAAAATATTTCAGAAATTGACAGTATGGTGGCCCGCGTCGGCTCGGATGAAATTGGGCTTGACCCCATGGGTCTTAATGAAACGGATGGATTTCTTGTCCTTAAGCCTCGTGATGAATGGACGGTGGACAGTAAAGAAGAACTGATGGCAAAAATTAATGATGTTCTGGCGGAAATTCCTGGCGTCGCATTTAATTTTACCCAGCCCATTGAAATGCGGGTTTCTGAAATGCTGACCGGTGTTCGTGGGGATATTGCCATAAAAGTTTTTGGTGAAGACCAGAACCAGTTAAATGCCATTAGCGCAAAAATTATTGATATTCTTCAGGACATTGAAGGGGCGGATAACGTTTATAAACCTGCCAATGAAGGGGCACAATATCTTAGGCTTCAGATTGATACAATGGCAGCAGGACGTCTTGGTATTTCAGTTGATGAGATCTCGGAACTGCTCAGAAGTCAGATTGAAGGTCTGAATGTCGGTTTGGTCTATGAAGGGGCGCGCCGGACACCGATAATTATTAAAGGAACGGAAGAGGTCAGAAATTCTCCGGCAGATTTTGAAAATCTGCAAATCACTTTGCCGGAAGGACGGCGTGTCCCTCTTGCCATGGTTGCTAAAATTGAGCGGGTTGAAGGTCCTGTCTCTGTCCAGCGTGAAAAAGGATCCCGTATGGTGGTTGTCATTGCCAATGTTGCAAACCGTGATCTCGTTGGATTTGTGGAGGAAGCAAAGGAACTCACTGCCTCAAATGTGGAACTGCCAAGCGGATATACGCTTGAATGGGGGGGACAGTTTGAAAACCAGCAACGGGCGGCCGCAAGGCTTTCTATCGTGATCCCGGTTGCTCTTGGACTAATTTTTCTGCTTCTTTTCGTGACATTTAAGTCAATCCGACAGGCGCTACTGGTATTAAGCAATATTCCCTTTGCCATGACCGGGGGAATTATCGCTCTCTGGCTATCCGGTGAATATCTATCTGTTCCGGCTTCGGTCGGGTTTATCGCCCTGCTAGGGATTGCGGTGCTTAATGGCGTTGTCATGGTCAGTTATTTTAATCAGCTTTATGCTCTTGGAAAACCGATTGCAGAAGTCATTATGGAAGGAGCAATCAGAAGGCTGAGACCGGTTCTCATGACCGCTAGTATAGCGGCATTCGGTCTTGTCCCGCTTTTGTTTGCAACAGGACCCGGTTCTGAAATTCAAAGACCACTGGCAATCGTTGTTATAGGCGGGTTGGTTACTTCAACATTGCTGACACTGGTTCTTTTGCCGATTTTGTATAGCCGATTGGGAAATAATTCCGGTGGGGAGAAAAATTCATGA
- a CDS encoding DUF3240 family protein gives MSLCMLSLIVPVAIESTIIDWLLEQDEIKGFNSLSLDGHGAHENAMTLSERVTGKSVKKMFQSHVTEVQAKDILGRLKKDFANADIHYMIRPLLDAGNLSSYEAD, from the coding sequence ATGAGCCTTTGTATGCTATCACTTATCGTGCCGGTCGCTATTGAAAGCACGATCATCGACTGGTTATTAGAGCAGGATGAAATTAAAGGATTTAACAGTCTGTCCCTTGATGGACACGGAGCCCATGAAAATGCAATGACACTATCAGAACGCGTTACTGGGAAATCCGTTAAAAAAATGTTCCAATCGCATGTCACGGAAGTACAGGCAAAAGATATATTGGGTCGGCTGAAGAAGGATTTTGCAAACGCTGATATTCATTATATGATCAGACCATTATTAGATGCGGGGAATTTATCATCCTATGAAGCAGATTAA
- a CDS encoding response regulator transcription factor — MRLLLVEDDPKLGPRLAEDLRGKGFAVDLVSTGIDAEFMGDEISYDVVILDLGLPDISGLDVLRNWRRKGNSQAVLILTARDDWQERVDGFQAGADDYLGKPFHFEELIERVNALIRRTNQKVGAGLAAGGISLDERKQTVTTDAGQEYELTGTEFRLLRYMMMHQNEILSKTHLTEHIYDDVSDKDSNVIEVYIRRLRKILGDEMIKTKRGQGYVFEERS, encoded by the coding sequence ATGAGATTACTGCTTGTTGAAGATGATCCAAAGCTCGGACCTAGACTGGCAGAGGATCTTCGGGGCAAAGGTTTTGCAGTCGATTTGGTCTCAACAGGTATAGATGCGGAATTCATGGGGGACGAAATTTCATATGATGTTGTAATTCTTGATCTGGGATTGCCGGATATTTCAGGACTGGATGTCTTAAGAAACTGGCGAAGAAAAGGAAATTCACAGGCTGTACTCATCCTGACAGCCCGCGATGACTGGCAGGAGCGGGTTGATGGCTTTCAGGCAGGGGCAGATGACTATCTTGGAAAACCGTTTCATTTTGAGGAACTCATTGAACGTGTAAATGCATTGATCCGCCGTACCAATCAAAAAGTAGGTGCTGGTCTTGCGGCGGGTGGCATAAGTCTGGATGAACGAAAACAGACCGTTACAACGGATGCTGGTCAGGAATATGAACTGACGGGCACTGAATTCAGGTTGCTGCGATATATGATGATGCATCAGAATGAAATATTATCGAAAACCCATTTGACCGAACATATATATGATGATGTTTCGGATAAGGACAGTAATGTCATAGAAGTTTATATAAGACGACTGCGTAAAATTCTTGGTGATGAAATGATAAAAACAAAAAGAGGACAGGGCTACGTTTTTGAGGAACGGTCATGA
- a CDS encoding ATP-binding protein yields MSSLKSRLNLGVFIVSLIFFSTLIGINIVFFNRFGEEFVQTRLQHDIDALLANLKPGEDGNLFLNEETLNPIFLQPFSGHYFHIEMSHREYLSRSLWDQTMSVSKIEIGKTALKQENGPNGQRLLILEGGYLKDGQLIRIAVAEDFTPITNSLRTLTIALVVLNGAIVLLLMLIQRFIVNRGMAPLQATTEELARIGSGENNFLNEKVPEEVLPLVMEINKLMVMVDNRVKRSKTALGNLAHALKTPLALIEQNVSGGDDKIRPEEIKGATKQIKHQLDSELRRARIIGSSVHGQKIDLSELIGTLITTFKKIYQDKNIDCILNIDPDAKFVGDRHDMMELFGNLLDNACKWCQHVVSVSIRNSDGLEITIEDDGPGISQEKYEQIESRGIRLDEAGEGYGLGLSIVREIIDLNDAEVKYAPSEELGGLKVFIKMPRQ; encoded by the coding sequence ATGAGCAGTTTAAAGTCCCGTCTTAACCTAGGTGTATTTATTGTTTCCCTGATATTTTTCAGTACTTTGATTGGTATAAATATTGTTTTTTTTAACAGGTTTGGAGAAGAGTTTGTTCAAACCCGGCTCCAGCATGATATTGATGCTCTATTGGCAAATTTAAAACCGGGCGAAGACGGAAATCTCTTTCTTAATGAAGAGACACTCAATCCTATTTTTCTCCAACCATTTTCGGGTCATTATTTCCATATTGAAATGTCACATAGGGAGTATTTGTCCCGTTCATTATGGGATCAGACAATGTCAGTCTCCAAAATTGAGATCGGCAAAACGGCTTTAAAACAGGAAAACGGGCCAAACGGCCAAAGGCTTCTGATCCTGGAAGGGGGCTATCTGAAAGATGGGCAATTAATACGAATAGCCGTTGCAGAGGATTTTACGCCAATTACAAACAGTTTGCGCACTCTTACCATTGCGCTGGTTGTTTTAAATGGTGCCATTGTGCTGCTATTGATGCTGATACAGCGCTTTATTGTTAATCGTGGGATGGCCCCCCTGCAGGCAACAACTGAGGAATTGGCGCGGATTGGGTCAGGAGAAAACAATTTCCTCAATGAAAAAGTACCAGAAGAGGTTTTACCATTGGTTATGGAAATCAACAAATTGATGGTGATGGTTGATAACCGGGTTAAACGATCTAAAACAGCATTGGGAAATCTGGCACATGCACTTAAAACACCGCTGGCTTTAATTGAGCAGAATGTATCGGGTGGAGATGATAAAATAAGACCCGAAGAGATAAAAGGTGCGACCAAACAGATCAAACATCAACTGGATAGTGAGCTCAGACGGGCGAGAATTATCGGATCATCTGTCCATGGCCAGAAAATTGATCTTTCAGAATTAATCGGAACACTCATTACGACTTTCAAAAAAATATACCAGGATAAAAATATCGACTGCATATTGAATATTGATCCTGATGCTAAATTTGTTGGTGATCGGCATGATATGATGGAGCTTTTTGGAAACCTTCTTGATAATGCCTGTAAATGGTGTCAGCATGTTGTTTCGGTTAGCATCAGAAATTCTGACGGGCTGGAAATAACTATAGAGGATGATGGTCCGGGAATTTCACAGGAAAAATATGAGCAGATTGAAAGTCGTGGAATTAGGCTTGATGAAGCGGGCGAAGGATATGGCCTTGGCCTATCAATCGTGCGCGAAATTATTGATTTGAATGATGCAGAAGTAAAATATGCGCCATCGGAAGAATTGGGCGGATTGAAAGTCTTTATTAAAATGCCCAGGCAATGA
- a CDS encoding peptidyl-alpha-hydroxyglycine alpha-amidating lyase family protein, whose translation MRINKKIANILFASAALTAVFSASAMAQGNPYEPIEGEWVTLPDGRQWGSTSTVYYAGNGNIWVAERCGGNTNCLDTPDIDPIMLVDVDGNILKSFGKNMIVWPHGLHVDPDGNLWIADARGDEKRKKGHQVHKFSPDGKLLMSLGTAGVAGKDKYIFDQPCDVAVAPNGDIFVADGHGAGGNNRIVKYNSKGEYLMEFGSTGSERGQFREPHALAISTDGRLFVGDRHNARVQIFDLEGHHIDQWTQFGRPSGVYIDKNNMLYVADSESNTGYQRNPGWLRGIRIGSANNGWVTAFIPDPNPGYARGTSVAEGVTADEAGNVYGAEVAQMRMRKYIPKTYHGTPPPPRRN comes from the coding sequence ATGAGGATTAATAAAAAAATTGCAAATATATTATTTGCTTCCGCGGCTTTAACCGCTGTTTTTTCTGCGTCGGCTATGGCACAGGGAAATCCCTATGAACCGATAGAGGGAGAATGGGTGACACTGCCTGACGGGCGTCAATGGGGATCAACAAGCACCGTTTATTATGCTGGAAATGGTAATATCTGGGTTGCTGAGCGTTGCGGTGGCAATACGAATTGTCTGGATACGCCGGATATTGATCCGATTATGCTGGTCGATGTGGATGGAAATATCTTAAAAAGTTTTGGTAAAAATATGATCGTCTGGCCACATGGATTACATGTTGATCCAGATGGAAATTTATGGATTGCTGATGCCCGTGGTGATGAAAAACGTAAAAAAGGGCACCAGGTTCATAAATTCAGTCCTGATGGAAAGTTGCTGATGTCACTCGGCACAGCTGGTGTGGCGGGTAAAGATAAATATATATTTGATCAGCCCTGCGACGTTGCGGTAGCACCAAATGGCGATATTTTTGTTGCCGATGGTCATGGTGCCGGTGGCAATAACCGCATTGTCAAATATAACAGCAAAGGTGAGTATCTGATGGAATTCGGCTCAACAGGATCAGAGCGTGGTCAGTTCCGTGAACCTCATGCACTGGCGATCAGTACAGATGGCCGGTTGTTTGTTGGAGATCGTCATAACGCCCGCGTTCAGATTTTTGATCTGGAGGGACATCATATTGATCAATGGACCCAGTTTGGACGTCCAAGCGGTGTTTATATTGATAAGAACAATATGCTTTATGTTGCCGACAGTGAATCAAACACTGGCTATCAGCGTAATCCTGGCTGGCTGCGCGGAATTCGCATCGGAAGTGCGAATAATGGTTGGGTGACAGCTTTTATTCCTGATCCAAACCCGGGTTATGCCCGTGGCACAAGTGTGGCCGAAGGGGTAACGGCCGATGAAGCCGGTAATGTCTATGGTGCGGAAGTGGCGCAAATGAGAATGCGTAAATATATTCCAAAAACATATCATGGAACACCACCACCACCGAGAAGAAATTAA
- a CDS encoding cupin domain-containing protein — MKLNAEFDQVAVVRPKDYKWVPSPMKGVERMMLDRIGDEVARATTIVRYAPNSEFPSHVHGGGEEFFVLEGVFSDEHADYPAGSYVRNPIGTAHTPRIGEEGATIFVKLCQFEKEDQHQFSISTKESNWYPGLVPGLSVMPLHEYGTEHVALVKWAPNTLFKPHQHWGGEEILVLEGTFYDEHGAYPKGTWIRSPHLSKHTPFTKEDGALIYVKTGHLPIS; from the coding sequence ATGAAATTGAATGCTGAATTTGATCAGGTTGCGGTGGTCCGGCCCAAAGATTATAAATGGGTTCCCTCACCCATGAAGGGCGTCGAAAGAATGATGCTTGACCGCATTGGCGATGAAGTGGCAAGGGCAACCACAATTGTCCGTTATGCACCCAATAGTGAATTTCCAAGCCATGTGCATGGTGGAGGAGAGGAGTTTTTCGTTCTTGAAGGTGTTTTTTCTGACGAACATGCGGATTATCCGGCAGGCAGTTATGTCAGAAACCCTATCGGTACGGCTCATACACCACGTATTGGTGAGGAGGGAGCGACTATATTCGTCAAGCTGTGTCAGTTTGAAAAAGAAGACCAGCATCAGTTTAGCATAAGTACAAAAGAATCGAACTGGTATCCTGGACTGGTTCCAGGCTTATCGGTGATGCCATTACATGAATATGGCACAGAACATGTGGCGCTGGTAAAATGGGCGCCAAATACATTGTTTAAGCCACATCAGCATTGGGGTGGGGAAGAAATTCTGGTGCTTGAAGGCACATTTTATGATGAACATGGCGCTTATCCGAAGGGCACCTGGATCAGGAGTCCTCATTTAAGCAAACATACACCATTTACGAAAGAGGACGGGGCACTCATTTATGTGAAAACCGGCCATTTGCCTATTTCTTAA
- a CDS encoding YciI family protein, which yields MKYIALIYANEETSPKPGSEEFGRLIGEYEAATGQFINDGVLVGSDPLQSVNTATTLRARNGKLAMTDGPFAETKEQLGGYYIFECENLDDALKYAAMIPTVNYGSIEVRPIMTIER from the coding sequence ATGAAATATATAGCATTGATTTATGCAAATGAAGAAACCAGTCCAAAGCCGGGCTCTGAGGAATTTGGCCGGTTGATCGGGGAATATGAAGCTGCCACCGGCCAGTTTATCAATGACGGGGTTCTGGTCGGGAGTGATCCCCTGCAGTCGGTGAATACAGCAACGACGTTACGGGCGAGGAATGGCAAATTGGCGATGACGGACGGCCCCTTTGCTGAAACAAAAGAGCAGCTTGGGGGCTATTATATATTTGAATGCGAAAATCTGGATGATGCATTGAAATATGCGGCCATGATACCGACCGTAAATTACGGGTCGATAGAAGTCAGACCGATCATGACGATAGAGAGGTAG